One Loxodonta africana isolate mLoxAfr1 chromosome 6, mLoxAfr1.hap2, whole genome shotgun sequence DNA window includes the following coding sequences:
- the CTLA4 gene encoding cytotoxic T-lymphocyte protein 4 isoform X2, translating into MAYIVFRRCGAQLHQPRTWPCTAMLSLLFIPICSKALDVSQPAVVLASNRGVASFVCEYESLHKVKEVRVTVLRQANSQMTEVCASTFEVENELTFLDHPTCTGTSSGNKVNLTIQGLTAIDMGLYICKVELMYPPPYYVGMGNGTQIFVIAKEKKPSYYRGLCENAPNRARM; encoded by the exons aTGGCTTACATTGTATTCCGCAGGTGTGGGGCTCAGCTGCACCAGCCCAGGACCTGGCCCTGCACTGCAATGCTTTCTCTTCTCTTCATTCCCATCTGCTCCAAAG CGCTGGACGTGTCCCAGCCTGCAGTGGTGCTGGCCAGCAACCGGGGTGTCGCCAGCTTTGTGTGTGAGTATGAATCCTTACACAAAGTCAAAGAGGTCCGGGTGACAGTGCTGCGGCAGGCCAACAGCCAGATGACTGAAGTCTGTGCCTCCACGTTTGAGGTGGAGAATGAGCTGACCTTCCTAGATCATCCCACCTGCACTGGCACCTCCAGTGGAAACAAAGTGAACCTCACCATCCAAGGGCTGACGGCTATAGACATGGGGCTCTACATCTGCAAGGTGGAGCTCATGTACCCACCACCCTACTACGTGGGCATGGGCAACGGAACCCAGATTTTTGTCATTG CTAAAGAAAAGAAGCCTTCTTACTACCGGGGTCTATGTGAAAATGCCCCCAACAGAGCCAGAATGTGA
- the CTLA4 gene encoding cytotoxic T-lymphocyte protein 4 isoform X1: MAYIVFRRCGAQLHQPRTWPCTAMLSLLFIPICSKALDVSQPAVVLASNRGVASFVCEYESLHKVKEVRVTVLRQANSQMTEVCASTFEVENELTFLDHPTCTGTSSGNKVNLTIQGLTAIDMGLYICKVELMYPPPYYVGMGNGTQIFVIDPEPCPDSEFLLWILAAVSSGLFFYSFLITAVSLSKMLKKRSLLTTGVYVKMPPTEPECEKQFQPYFIPIN; this comes from the exons aTGGCTTACATTGTATTCCGCAGGTGTGGGGCTCAGCTGCACCAGCCCAGGACCTGGCCCTGCACTGCAATGCTTTCTCTTCTCTTCATTCCCATCTGCTCCAAAG CGCTGGACGTGTCCCAGCCTGCAGTGGTGCTGGCCAGCAACCGGGGTGTCGCCAGCTTTGTGTGTGAGTATGAATCCTTACACAAAGTCAAAGAGGTCCGGGTGACAGTGCTGCGGCAGGCCAACAGCCAGATGACTGAAGTCTGTGCCTCCACGTTTGAGGTGGAGAATGAGCTGACCTTCCTAGATCATCCCACCTGCACTGGCACCTCCAGTGGAAACAAAGTGAACCTCACCATCCAAGGGCTGACGGCTATAGACATGGGGCTCTACATCTGCAAGGTGGAGCTCATGTACCCACCACCCTACTACGTGGGCATGGGCAACGGAACCCAGATTTTTGTCATTG ATCCAGAACCATGTCCGGATTCTGAATTCCTCCTCTGGATTCTTGCAGCAGTCAGTTCAGGATTGTTTTTTTACAGCTTCCTCATCACAGCTGTTTCTTTGAGCAAAATG CTAAAGAAAAGAAGCCTTCTTACTACCGGGGTCTATGTGAAAATGCCCCCAACAGAGCCAGAATGTGAAAAGCAATTTCAGCCTTATTTTATTCCCATCAATTGA